One region of Acropora muricata isolate sample 2 chromosome 13, ASM3666990v1, whole genome shotgun sequence genomic DNA includes:
- the LOC136895354 gene encoding piggyBac transposable element-derived protein 4-like produces MTQHRFQNIFAALHICKIKEDAANEHKKKAGQQYAPLLKVKPLLADLQLSCSSYYVSGQKLSIDERMVASKGRFCMKQFIKDKPVRWGFKFWVLTCPEIGYTYKFEVCTAKRLTETKNGLGYDVVMNLMNGMFRQGYHLFVYNFYSSPQLFSDLYEGCILLQDD; encoded by the coding sequence ATGACACAACATAGATTTCAGAACATATTTGCTGCCCTTCATATTTGCAAAATTAAAGAAGATGCAGCAAATGAGCACAAGAAGAAAGCTGGCCAGCAATATGCCCCTTTGTTAAAAGTGAAACCTCTCCTTGCTGATCTTCAACTGTCCTGTAGTTCATATTATGTCTCAGGTCAAAAACTGTCAATTGATGAGAGGATGGTTGCTTCGAAAGGGAGGTTCTGCATGAAGCAGTTTATAAAAGACAAACCTGTTAGATGGGGCTTCAAGTTTTGGGTTTTAACATGCCCAGAAATTGGTTACACATACAAATTTGAAGTTTGTACTGCGAAGAGactaacagaaacaaaaaatggcCTGGGATATGATGTTGTCATGAATTTGATGAATGGCATGTTTCGACAGGGATACCATTTGTTTGTATACAATTTTTACAGTAGTCCACAACTATTCAGTGATCTCTATGAAGGTTGCATTCTGCTTCAGGACGATTAA
- the LOC136895357 gene encoding uncharacterized protein, protein MAETTHVDEILAESVRKLPILYDKSSKDFKDKHKKERAWDDVAKEVGFPTGKEAETGVRNLRNRYTRDKNKIKKAKVSGTGTGTDSVTDAKRETSELFPFLEWLEPYIQLRNSTSNLILINDESDGTGESEKKEMFKSQVPGRTKYMKRSKAKDDIDTAELEFLQTIGDRLKEKATEPKKDEERIFGDLIASQLRQLQYHERVMAKMEINIVLYAHLLKKNSPNQAYSAGGFLAQDQRCDDMPHKCQGSNTTSYSIFCTNRNAKCR, encoded by the exons ATGGCGGAGACAACACATGTGGATGAAATACTCGCTGAGTCAGTTAGAAAATTGCCAATACTTTACGATAAGTCGTCCAAAGATTTCAAAGATAAACACAAGAAGGAAAGAGCATGGGATGATGTGGCGAAGGAAGTCGGTTTTCCAACAG GGAAAGAGGCAGAAACAGGAGTCAGAAATTTACGAAACAGATATACCAGAGATAAGAATAAAATCAAAAAGGCCAAAGTTAGTGGAACAGGAACAGGAACAGATTCTGTAACAGACGCTAAGCGAGAAACATCTGAATTGTTTCCGTTTTTGGAATGGCTTGAACCATACATACAGCTCAGAAATAGTACAAGTAACTTGATTTTGATCAACGATGAAAGTGACGGCACAG GAGAATCtgaaaaaaaagagatgttCAAATCCCAGGTGCCTGGTCGTACAAAATACATGAAGCGTAGTAAGGCAAAAGATGATATAGACACTGCTGAGCTGGAATTCCTACAAACAATTGGAGACAGGCTCAAAGAAAAGGCAACTGAACCCAAAAAAGACGAAGAGAGGATTTTTGGTGATTTGATAGCATCTCAACTTCGTCAGCTGCAATACCACGAGAGGGTTATGGCCAAAATGGAAATAAACATTGTGCTCTATGCTCATTTGTTAAAAAAGAATTCTCCCAACCAAGCTTATTCAGCAGGTGGATTTCTGGCTCAAGATCAAAGGTGTGATGACATGCCACACAAATGTCAGGGAAGCAACACCACCTCCTATTCCATCTTTTGCACCAACAGAAATGCAAAGTGCAGATAA